In Flavobacterium piscisymbiosum, the sequence GGTGCAGAACCTTATTTGTCAGGAAACGTTGGAAGCGGAACCGTTCAGGAATTGTCTGATTGGGTTCAATATACAAACTTCAGCGGTAAAAGCCCAATGAGTGATTTACGTAAAAAGAACGGAAGAACAGAACCTTGGAAAGTAAAATTCTGGGGAATTGGAAATGAAGCCTGGGGATGCGGAGGAAATATGACAGCAGAATATTATGCTAATGAATACCGCAAATATGCCACTTTCATGTCAGATTGGGAAAACACGGGCGGAATTACGCGCATCGCATCAGGATCAAACAGCGCTGATTATAACTGGACAGAAGTTTTAATGAAAAACATTCCGATCAATATGTTGGGTGGAGTTGGGGTACATCATTATGCTGTTATCGATTGGGGTAAAAAAGGCGACGGTGTAAATTTTACCGAAGACGGCTATTTCCATACCATGCAATCGGCTTTAAAAATGGAAGAATTGGTGACCAAACATGCTGCGATAATGGACAAATACGATCCGGAGAAAAAAGTAGCCATGATTGTAGACGAATGGGGAGCTTGGTACGAAGTCGAAAAAGGATCAAATCCTGGATTTTTATACCAACAAAATACCATGAGAGATGCAGTTTTAGCCGGAGCAACGCTTAACATTTTCAACAATCATGCTGACAGAGTTCGTATGGCAAATTTAGCACAATGTGTAAACGTTTTGCAAGCGGTAATACTTACTGATAAAGCAAAAATGATTACAACGCCAACGTATCATGTTATGAAATTGTACAGTGTTCATCAGGATGCTAAATTATTACCAGTCAATTTTCAATCACCATTATACACTTTCAACGGAGAATCACTTCCGGCAGTTTCTGCTTCGGCATCAAAAGACAAAAGCGGATTGGTTCATATTTCTTTAGTAAATGTAGATGCTAAGAATAAAAATAAAATAGAAATAGATGTCAATAATCTGGGCGTGAAAAATTTCACAGGAACTATTATAACATCAGCTAAGTTACAGGATTATAATTCATTCGATACTCCAAACAAAATTGTACCAACAGTTTTTAAAGGTTTCGAAAATAAAAAAGGAAAATTAGAAATCACAATTCCTCCTTTCTCTGTAGTAGTATTAGAAGGAAAATAACAAGCTAAAAAAATGAAAAAATCAAAACATATAATAAAAATAGCCTCGTACTTAGGGCTGCTTTTATTTGTTTTTGCTGCAGTGAGCTGTTCAAAAGATGATCCTGCAACAAATGAAAATCCTGATCCGCCAGTGGTTGTTGATCCTCCGGTAGTGACGCCCGCTTTTCCGGGACCAACTTACGCAGATAATTATACGGCATTATCCAGTTGGGGAAGCCGAGCACAATGGAATCTTGCCAACGTACATGATCCATCTGTAGAAAAATCGGGAGAGTATTATTATATGTACCAAACAGATGCTTCTTATGGGAATGCAACAGATGGTCACGGACATTTTTTTTACAGAAGATCGAAAGATTTAATCAACTGGGAATTTATGGGATCGTCAATGACCGAAGCTCCGGCTTGGGTAAAAGATTCTTTAAACAATAAAAGAGCCAGAATGTCTCCTGCTTTACCACCCATTACCAATCCTAATTATGGATATTGGGCGCCTTGTGTTCGAAAAGTGGGCAATATTTACAGAATGTATTACAGCATTGTAGTGACGAATCCTATTGTAGGAACAGACACGAATACTTCCTGGACAGAACGCGCTTTCATTGGCTTAGCCGAAACAACTGATTTAGCATCTAACAATTGGGTCGATAAAGGAATGGTCGTTTGCTCTGAACCTGATGGCGTAAAAAGCTACGTTCGAAACGGAGGAAACGATTGGGATGCGTATTTTAAATTCAACGCCATCGATCCTAGTTTTATTCAGACTCCTGAAGGCGATCAGTATTTAATTTATGGTTCATGGCATTCCGGAATCGCAGCTTTAAAGCTTAATCCGGCAACAGGAAAACCAGACAAATTAAAAACAATTGACGATTACGGAGTACGAATTGCAGGACGCGGCAACGTAAATTCAAACCGTTGGCAAGCACTCGAAGGACCTGAAATTATTTATAATCCGGATACTCAATATTATTATTTGTTTTTGGCTT encodes:
- a CDS encoding alpha-N-arabinofuranosidase, giving the protein MKKILLSTFLFTLFSQVNFAQNQTTVVTIKNNADAPTIDKNIYGHFAEHLGRSIYGGFFVGDTSKIPNTKGVRNDIVKALKELKIPNLRWPGGCFADTYHWKDGIGPQQERPTIVNKWWGGVTEDNSFGTHDFLNMCELLGAEPYLSGNVGSGTVQELSDWVQYTNFSGKSPMSDLRKKNGRTEPWKVKFWGIGNEAWGCGGNMTAEYYANEYRKYATFMSDWENTGGITRIASGSNSADYNWTEVLMKNIPINMLGGVGVHHYAVIDWGKKGDGVNFTEDGYFHTMQSALKMEELVTKHAAIMDKYDPEKKVAMIVDEWGAWYEVEKGSNPGFLYQQNTMRDAVLAGATLNIFNNHADRVRMANLAQCVNVLQAVILTDKAKMITTPTYHVMKLYSVHQDAKLLPVNFQSPLYTFNGESLPAVSASASKDKSGLVHISLVNVDAKNKNKIEIDVNNLGVKNFTGTIITSAKLQDYNSFDTPNKIVPTVFKGFENKKGKLEITIPPFSVVVLEGK
- a CDS encoding arabinan endo-1,5-alpha-L-arabinosidase; this encodes MKKSKHIIKIASYLGLLLFVFAAVSCSKDDPATNENPDPPVVVDPPVVTPAFPGPTYADNYTALSSWGSRAQWNLANVHDPSVEKSGEYYYMYQTDASYGNATDGHGHFFYRRSKDLINWEFMGSSMTEAPAWVKDSLNNKRARMSPALPPITNPNYGYWAPCVRKVGNIYRMYYSIVVTNPIVGTDTNTSWTERAFIGLAETTDLASNNWVDKGMVVCSEPDGVKSYVRNGGNDWDAYFKFNAIDPSFIQTPEGDQYLIYGSWHSGIAALKLNPATGKPDKLKTIDDYGVRIAGRGNVNSNRWQALEGPEIIYNPDTQYYYLFLAYDELSVAYNTRVARSKNILGPYQTITGTSITNGADCFPMLTHPYSFKNHTGWVGISHCGIFQNPETKQWYYASQARLPEGVPGIAVSNAVMMGHVRGIQWTEDGWPVVEAERYAGVPATTISEASFIGTWEQITMNYQYKTIQKSVTVYLTADKKVSGDANGTWSYDSAKKILTVNGVKCNVTDAWDWESATRKVTLSYSGLTSGGLPVWGKKVN